In Granulicella mallensis MP5ACTX8, the sequence CGGGGGCTGCGCCAAGGAACACCACGTGTCCGCCGGTAGCGGCGAAGTGCTTCAGGCGATCGACGACTGCGGCCGGAAGCAATGCGGCGTGCGGCACCAGAACGGTTCGGTAGCGATTGCCGCTGAGGCTGAGGAAGGCGCCGGGTTCGGTCTTCAGCAGGGAACCGATCGCATCTTCATCCACGATATCGAAGTCAATCTGATGTTCGGAGAGCAGGCGCTCGGTGGAGACGAAGGTGTCGTCGGCTTTGGCATCGCCCATCCAGAGGGATTCGGCGGGGAGCAGCAGGGCGACGTCGGCGGCGGGGTGGCCGCTGCTCATCAGGTAGCTCAGCCGGCTGGTGTACTGCATGAGCGCCGGGTAGCCGGGGTCGCGCATGAACTCCATCGGGCCGCCGCGTCCGGGAGTGCTGGTGGCGGGGAAGTACATGGTCTCTACCTGGTTTACGCCGCGCACGAACTGCTCGTTCAGGATGTAGCGTGCCAGCGTGATGTCGGGTAAGGGACGATAGGCTGCGAAGCTTTCGGTGAAGGCGCGCGGGTGTCCGTAGACGTGGGCCGCCGACGACGCGAGGCGGGGGTAGTCGGAGATGGTGTCGGTCCAGATCTGGTGCCAGATCGCATCGATGCCGGGGACCTGCACGTAGCGCATGTCGCGGAAGAAGTCGCCTTCGCTGTGCGCGAGTTGAAGCTGCATCTCTTCGTGATTCAGGTGCACCTGATACTCGAGCCCGTTGGCTGCGCACCAGTCGGCCTGAGGCTTGAAGAAGCCATCGCGAAAGAGGTTGGCGAAGATGTCGTAGTAGTCGGCGCGGGCACGGAGCTGGCGTGGGGTTAGCTCCGCGTTCTTGCCTTGCAGGAACACTGCGAGGAAGGGACGTATGTCGTAGCCTTTGGCCGCCTGAAAGTGGGCGAAGAACTGCGGCGTCCAGGGGAGGCCGTTGATGGAGTAGTCGGGTTCATCGCCGCGGAATCCCAGGATGGTCTTGCCGAACTCGTCGCCTACGGCCTTCTTGTAGCCTTCGTGGGTGTAGGCGAGGTACTGTGCGGTGGCGGTGGGGTCGAGGTAATCTTCGAGCGATTGCGAGGTGTCTTTGACTCGCTTGGGGTTGGTGTCCGAACGCGTGGGCGAGGTGCGGAAGGCATGTTCTACGACGTAGACGGTCCACTTGCCAGCAGGTGCGGTCCAATGTGCATGACCGTTCTCGATGGGGATCTGTACGGTCTCGCCGTTGGGTGACTGGATTGCGGTTACGGCCACGGTGCCGGGTTCGACAGCCTGATCGAAGATTCCGCCGGCGGCGATCTGTGTTGGATTGCTGGTGACGAGCGCCTGCATGCGGAGCTCGGGATGTTCAGCGGTGAACTTGCCACCGGCGAAACCGCTTGGGTAGCCTGCGTCATCCACGATCCAGACGCGCATGTTGCGCTTCTTGGCTTCGAGGACGAACTGGCGGAAGAAGCGGAAGTACTCCGGCGAAAGATAGGGGCGGTCGGCGCCGTAGCCGTCCTGCACGGTGACCGCGCGGAAGCCGAGGCTGCGCATCGTGTCGAGGTCGTGCTGCACGGTCTCTAGTGTGACGGGGCCGTTGAGGCCGTAGTAGGGTTCCGGGCCGTACTCGGGTGGTGGGGTGGTCCAGAGGGACTGTAGCTGGTCGATGGTTGGTGTATTCAACGTTTGCCAGGGATGGGGCGCCGGGGCCTGTGCGTTGGAGAGGCTCGCGAACAGAAGTAAGGAGGGTATAACAAAGACTCTCTTGAGGGGCATCCACATAGGGATCACTGGACTTTTCTCCGAATCCTAATTCCGAGGGTAGGTGGAATCGCGTCCATGATACAGGAAGAGAGTGGAAACTATTTCTCATATGAAGCAGAATGCTTCGGTCGAGCATGCTCAGAGCTTGTGACTTTTGAATTATCCAGAGTGGAGGCAGAGGTGGATTACGCGGCACAGATCCTAGCCCCGCAGGGGCGGCTCCATCACAGCCCAGGGTGAAACCCTGGGTTACGGAATGACCACAGAATTGAGCCCTGAAAGGGCGATCTATTCGTGGGTACCTCAATAGGTCGCCCTTTCAGGGCTCTACGTCGTCTTAGCACAATAACCCAGGGTTTCACCCTGGGCTGTGATGGAGCCGCCCCTGCGGGGCTGGGATTTGCGCCCCTTCAGGATGATCTGCGCCGCTTCAGGATATAGGTGGGATCGAAAGAGCCACATCAGACCGTTTGTGATGATGTTCTATATAGCCAGGTGGTTATATAAGCTTTCGATAGGGCAGAGCCAGCAGTTCGTTGACCAGCGTCGATAGTTTTTTCAAATCGTCGGAGGTCTGGCGGCCTATGGTCTGTGCGTCCGCAGCCGTATGGCCTTCCGCCGCCATATACAGGATGTTGGTCAGGCTCTGCAGGGGATTATTGATCTTGTGCGCAAGGTCGTTGGCCATGGCAGCGGCGGCGGTGGCGCTTGCCTGTTCGAGCAATAGCTTCTGTTGCTGCTGCTGGCGAACGCCCATGGCGGCGAAGTCGGCGAGCACCTGCATCATGCGGCAGTCGTCCTGATCGAAGGCTTCGGTGCGGCCGTGGGCCATGATAAAGATGGTTCCGCGCGTTTTGCCTGCCTCCCAGGGAAGCAGAATGCCGTCCGTCACGGGAGGCGCTTCGATGCCCATGATGTCGAAGAATCGCTTTCCTACGCGAAAGAGTTGAGGCTGTCCGCGTTCCAAGCAGATACCGCAGGCACTGGGATAACGCGGGAGCATGGCGCCCAAATAACCGGTATATTGACCGGCGGTTGCGACCCAGTGGTAGAAGTCGTGTTCGGTCCGGTCTTCTTTCTCGATGCTGATGCCCGCGCTGTCCGCACCGCAGAGCTCGACGGCGGCGTTGGCCAGCTCCAGCAGGATGGTGTCGGGGTTTTCGACGAAGGCGTGGGCGATGCGTTGCATTCCCTCCATCTGGATGGCGACATCACGGATGTGTACGCGCCTGGCTGCAAATGCTGCATCACTCTGGGCGTTGATTACTTCCAGGCCGGTATCAGCAGCTGTATCCATATCGACCTTTCGAGACGTGCGGGATTTCTTTACCTTACTCGCTCCCTGGCGGAATTTTCAGAATACTTTATCGGTGGCCCTCCTGGTGATGGCAGGGATGCGGCGGGTTCTAGGGCGTGTCATCAAACTATTCTTGGATCGAAAGTTGAGCTATGCGTAGTTTGATGAGCCACGAATCGGAAGGGCCCGGTTTCAACCGGGCCGAAAAGGCTGGGTCAAAGCTTCTTTCCACTCTGCCGAAGGCTGAAGCGAGACGTAGCCGGAGCGACTGAATTGCTTTCTTTGATTGTGGCAAAACGAGTGGCCGCATCCTCAAAAGTGTCCCCGGTGGTCCTTGTGCAGCTTGGGCTGCACGAAAGAAGGCAATTCAGTCGTTGCGCCATTCGGGCTTCACTTCGGCCTTCGGCAGAGTGGAAAGAGCCTTTAAATGCTGCTTTTGTGGCACGGTTGAAACCGTGCCCTTCCGATTTGTGCCTCAATAAACTGATTGCACAGTTCGAGCATCCTTCACGTGCAGTTTGATATCACGCCTAGCGAAGTTTGTAGGGTGACGGTGGTACTTCAACCAGAGGGTGTTTGGCGGGAGCGGGAATCTGTGTTGCTCCTTCGAGCCCGTGACCCGTTACGTTCGCGAGACTCAGCAGCGGTCCGGTGTAACCGGTCACGGAGACATTCTTGATGGCGACGTTGCGCGCGTTTGCGATCGAGATTCCTTTGGCGCAGGTTCCGGAGATTCCCTGAAGGACTAAGCCGTCGAGCATCTTGCCGGAGTCAGTGTTTATTGCTTCGACGAGTACCGGGGCGTCCTGGACACGGATGTTTTCGAAGCGGAAGTTGCGGAAGAGCGGCAGGCCTTCCAGGCCCGGAACAGGATCGGCGTCCTGAATTCCGGCGTTGGTCTGATCGATGCGCAGGAAGCCCATGCGCATCCTGGCGGCGTCCATATCGCGGACCGTGAGGTTCTCGATGAACGCGCCGCGGCCGATGCGGCTCTTAATGTAGATCGCGTACTTGTACACGCTGGTGATGTGGCAGTGCTCAATGATGACGTTCCGGATTCCGGCGGAGGACTCGGTGCCGATGCCCAGGCAGGCGAAACCGCGGCCTTCCAGGGTGCAGTTGGTGATACGGACGTCCTCGGTCGGGCGGTTCATCGTGTAGGCTTCTTCGCCACGGCCCGACTTCAGCGAGATGCAGTCGTCGCCGGAGGCGATGTCGCATGAGTCGATCAGGACGTGGCGGCAGGAGTCGATGTCGATGCCGTCTCCATTGGTCTTTGTGCTGCGAATGGT encodes:
- a CDS encoding glycosyl hydrolase → MNTPTIDQLQSLWTTPPPEYGPEPYYGLNGPVTLETVQHDLDTMRSLGFRAVTVQDGYGADRPYLSPEYFRFFRQFVLEAKKRNMRVWIVDDAGYPSGFAGGKFTAEHPELRMQALVTSNPTQIAAGGIFDQAVEPGTVAVTAIQSPNGETVQIPIENGHAHWTAPAGKWTVYVVEHAFRTSPTRSDTNPKRVKDTSQSLEDYLDPTATAQYLAYTHEGYKKAVGDEFGKTILGFRGDEPDYSINGLPWTPQFFAHFQAAKGYDIRPFLAVFLQGKNAELTPRQLRARADYYDIFANLFRDGFFKPQADWCAANGLEYQVHLNHEEMQLQLAHSEGDFFRDMRYVQVPGIDAIWHQIWTDTISDYPRLASSAAHVYGHPRAFTESFAAYRPLPDITLARYILNEQFVRGVNQVETMYFPATSTPGRGGPMEFMRDPGYPALMQYTSRLSYLMSSGHPAADVALLLPAESLWMGDAKADDTFVSTERLLSEHQIDFDIVDEDAIGSLLKTEPGAFLSLSGNRYRTVLVPHAALLPAAVVDRLKHFAATGGHVVFLGAAPGFIGGQNDLEARAAHPEDFAWATLVEGDLPPTPTPPAQPPTSPPAPLIVPPALLSTLQKALPPSTLSLANADPALRFTHRTLKNATLFLLFNESNQPLNNQLILRGRGTRVEVWDPQTGTITPIKEAHSTGRNQQSLPLTLAPYATEVLVLR
- a CDS encoding GAF domain-containing protein, with translation MDTAADTGLEVINAQSDAAFAARRVHIRDVAIQMEGMQRIAHAFVENPDTILLELANAAVELCGADSAGISIEKEDRTEHDFYHWVATAGQYTGYLGAMLPRYPSACGICLERGQPQLFRVGKRFFDIMGIEAPPVTDGILLPWEAGKTRGTIFIMAHGRTEAFDQDDCRMMQVLADFAAMGVRQQQQQKLLLEQASATAAAAMANDLAHKINNPLQSLTNILYMAAEGHTAADAQTIGRQTSDDLKKLSTLVNELLALPYRKLI
- a CDS encoding glycoside hydrolase family 28 protein; this encodes MTYEGQQGIGRRSFLKGAVQAGVAASLGARVLPLAAEKPAKPAAPPSLQLNVRDFGATGDGSTLETASLQQALDRCNVLGGGEVLIPAGRYLTGGLSLRSRVTLRLDKDATLLGSPDLAHYPVAQVRWEGKWIPGYTALLHALDARNIAIVGEGKIEGNEAVAGRPTKDNPLRRPALLEFINCDGVHLEGISTSYAHMWSIHPTCCDNLVFRNLTIRSTKTNGDGIDIDSCRHVLIDSCDIASGDDCISLKSGRGEEAYTMNRPTEDVRITNCTLEGRGFACLGIGTESSAGIRNVIIEHCHITSVYKYAIYIKSRIGRGAFIENLTVRDMDAARMRMGFLRIDQTNAGIQDADPVPGLEGLPLFRNFRFENIRVQDAPVLVEAINTDSGKMLDGLVLQGISGTCAKGISIANARNVAIKNVSVTGYTGPLLSLANVTGHGLEGATQIPAPAKHPLVEVPPSPYKLR